Within the Agromyces atrinae genome, the region CTCAGCGATGTCGCTGGCAAATGTGAGCCGACCACGCTGATCGTCTACGACTGAAGGCGAAACGCCGCGTTGGGCAAGATTCCACATCGTACGGACAAAGTTGTTGCCGTCCCCGATTACCCAGCTTGTGCGGAGGATGTAGTGGTTCGGAAGCATTGCGATGATTGCATCGCCGGCGGCTTTGGTCTGGCCATAGACGCCGAGAGGGTTCACCCGCTCATCCTCGCTGTACGCCGCCTGTCCTGTGCCGTCGAAGACGTAGTCGCTCGAAATGTGCACAACGGTCAGCCGATGGCGGAGGGACAGACGAGCGAGGTCAGCTACGCCGCTGACGTTGCTTCGCCATGCGTCGCTGCGACCGAGCTCAGTTTCGGCCGTATCGACCGCAGTGTAGGCCGATGCGTTGATGATCGTGTCGTAGTCCCGCCAATTGCGTACCGTTTCGAGGTCAGTCGTTCCCAGCTCGATGTCGGAGCGTTGCGCGAACTCAAACCTGGAGTTGCCCGCGAAGCGCGCTGCAAGGGCGCGGCCCAACTGTCCACCCGCGCCGAGCACCAGCGTCCGACGCGGCTCGAACGGGGTCACATCGGCGAGGCGGGGGTGGCTCCTGTCTTTATCTGAAAGCTCGGCGCCTTCAAGTGCTATCGGCCAATCGATCGCCGCGGCTTCGTCTGCGAGGTTCAGGAACGTGTATTGAGCATCCGCTGCCCAGTGGTCGTTGACGAGGTAGCTGTAGGCCGTGTGATCTTCGAGAGTCTGGAAGGCGTTCCCAACGCCGCGCGGAACGAAGATCGCGCGGGAAGGGTCGATCTCAGCTGTGAAGACCGTGCCGAAAGTTGGGCCGCGGCGCAGATCTACCCAGGCTCCGAAGATTCGACCTGTCGCGACCGAGACGAACTTATCCCACGGCTCGGCGTGAATGCCGCGTGTGGTGCCGCGCGAGTCGTTGTAGGAGATGTTGTTCTGGACGGGGCCAAAGTCAGGCAGACCTGCCGTGAGCATCTTCTCCCGCTGCCAATTCTCTTTGAACCATCCGCGGTTGTCGCCGTGCACGGGAAGCTCGTAGACCGTGAGCCCGGGGATGGTCGTCGGTATTCCGGTGAGTGTCTTCTGGAAGTCCATGCCTGCTTGTCGCCGATCTGTGGGGTCTAGTGGCCGCGGGCGGCGTAGAAGGACTCAGTTGCAGCCTTGGCGGGAGACCACCAGCTGCGGTTGTTGCGATACCAGTCGATGGTGTGCGCGATGCCTGTTTCAAAGTCGCCGAATGAGGGACTCCAACCTAGCTCGGTGCGAAGCTTCGTGGAATCGATTGCATAGCGGAGATCATGACCGGGGCGGTCCGTGACGTGTTCGAAGTCATCCTCGGGGTTTCCCGTGAGGCGGAGGATTAGGCGTACGACATCGAGGTTCGACTTCTCGCCATCGGCGCCGATGAGATACGTCTCGCCGATACTGCCCCGTTCGAGGATCGAGAGCACGGCGGACGAGTGGTCCTCGGCATGGATCCAGTCGCGGACGTTCAGACCAGCGCCGTAGAGTTTCGGCCGAACCCCGTCAAGAACGTTCGTGATCTGCCGGGGGATGAACTTCTCGACGTGCTGGTAAGGACCGTAGTTGTTCGAGCAATTTGAGATTGTCGCTCGGACGCCGAAGGATCGTGCCCAGGCGCGGACCAGTAAATCGCTGCCCGCTTTCGTTGATGAATACGGGGATGAAGGGTTGTACGGAGTCGACTCGGTGAAACGCTCGGGATCATCCAACTCGAGGTCCCCATATACCTCGTCGGTAGAGATGTGGTGGTACCGCGTCTCGTGACGACGCACTGCTTCCAGCAATGTGTAGGTACCGATGATGTTCGTGTCGAGGAAAGGGCGAGGGTTGTCTAGTGAGTTGTCGTTGTGAGACTCCGCTGCGTAGTGGATGACGGCATCGGTCTCGGCGACGAGGCTGTCGACAAGTGGAGCATTTGTTATGTCGCCATGCACGAACGACACCCGTGATTCGGGAAGACCAGCGAGTGACGCCAGATTGCCCGCATACGTCAATGAGTCGAGCACGGTTACGTGATGCTCGGTGTGCTCGATGACGTGGTGGACGAAGTTCGAGCCGATGAAACCTGCACCACCGGTGACGAGGAGCGCAGTCACGATCAGCGTCCCCTCTGCAGGGTGTCGAGCAGATACCGACCATAGCCAGACTTGACGAGGGTCTCCGCTCGAGTGCGCAGTTCATCGTCAGTTAGGAAGCCCTCGCGCCACGCGACTTCTTCGGGCACCCCGATACGTAGTCCCGTGCGACGTTCCATCGTGCGCACGTAGTCGGCTGCATCGGTCATCTGGTCGAAGGTGCCGGTGTCGAGCCAGGCCGTTCCGCGAGGGAGTACCTCGACGGCGAGAGCCCCGCGTTCGAGATAGGTACGATTCACGTCGGTGATCTCCAATTCGCCTCGCGGTGAGGGGCGCAGGCCCCGGGCGATCTCGACCACGCCATTGTCGTAGAAGTAGAGCCCGGGTACTGCGTAGTTGCTTTTCGGCTTGAGGGGCTTCTCCTCGAGCGAGACAGCCCGTCCCTCGCCGTCGAACTCAACTACACCGTATGCGGAGGGCTCAGCAACCCAGTACGCGAACACCGCGCCGCCGTCGATGTTTGCAAAGCGCTTGAGCTGCGAGCCTAAGCCGGGCCCGTAGAGGAGGTTGTCGCCGAGCGCGAGGGCGACCCGATCAGTACCAATGAAATCTGCACCGATCGTGAACGCTTGTGCGAGTCCGTCTGGAGATGGCTGCACTGCGAACGACAGCTCGATTCCGAACTGTGAGCCGTCCCCCAGCAGTCTTCTGAATTGGTCCGCGTCGTGCGGCGTCGTGATTACGAGAATCTCCTTCACGCCAGCAAGCATCAAGGTCGAGAGCGGGTAGTACACCATCGGCTTGTCATAGACAGGAACGAGTTGCTTCGAAACGCCGAGAGTAATGGGATGCAGTCGCGTGCCAGACCCGCCGGCCAGAATGATGCCTTTCACAGCTTCGATACTGGCAGTTCGGCACTCAGACGCCGCATTACGTGAGTAGTTGTTGCACGACGTTAACGTCGTGAGGTCCGGCCATCTTCCGTAAGCGCTTGCATTCTCTGTAGACTCGGCGACGCTGCCGTGCCCTTTCCTCGCGGCGGCCGAGCCGATGGGGAGATGCAGTGCTGCAGCAGGTCGAGAGCCGGGTTCGCGCATCTGCTGCGCGCCCGGCCGACGATTGGCGTCGGCGCTATGCCTGGCAGCTCACGATCACCGATGCGCTCGTTCTGATCTGGGTCGTGGTGGGCGCGCAGTTCGCCTGGCTCGGTCTCGACCGAACGGCCGTCGGCTTCAGTGGCTCGCGAGACGACATCGCGATCAGCTACACCGCCGTCTCGATCGGCATCATCGTGATGTGGATGTGTGCGCTGCACGTCTACGGGTCGCGGGGCTTTCGGGTCGCGGGTGCGGGCACGGTCGAGTACAAGCTCGTCGCCGATGCGACGGTGCGCGTGTTCGGCGTCGTCGCGATCGTCGCCTTCCTCGTGAAGCTCGACTTGGCGCGCGGCTACGTGCTCATCTCCTTTCCGCTGGGCCTCGCCGTGCTGATCGCGTCGCGATGGCTCTGGCGGCAATGGCTCGCGGTGAAGCGACTCGATGGGCAGTTCACCTCGACGGTCCTGCTGGTGGGCACGTCGTCGTCATCCGCCGTCATCGCGCGTGAACTCGCGCGTGCACCCCGCGCCGGCTACCGCGTCGTCGGTGCGTGCGTACCGATCGCCGACGAGGCCGAGACCCTATCGGGCACGAGTGTTCCGATCATCGGCACTCTCGACTCTGCGCTCGAGACGATGACCGCAACCGGTGCCGACACACTCGTGATTACCGGCGCCGACGAGCTGACTCCTGTGCGGGTGCGCGAACTGAGCTGGGGCCTCGAGCCGGGGCGGCAGCATCTCGTCGTCGCGCCCGGCCTGGTCGATATCGGCGGCCCTCGCATCCACACGCGACCCGTCTCCGGTCTGCCACTGCTCCACGTCGAGACGCCGCGCTTCGAGGGGTCGAAGCTCTACATGAAACGCCTGCTCGACATCGTCGTCTCGTTCGTTCTCGTGGTCGTGCTCGCGCCCCTCTTCGTCATCCTCGCCATCGCGATCAAGACGACGAGCGCAGGCCCGGTGTTCTACCGGCAGGAGCGCATCGGGCGCCGGGGGGCGCCCTTCTCGATGCTGAAATTCCGTTCGATGCAGGTCGATGCCGATGATCGACTCGACGCGCTGCTCGCCGAGCAGGGCTCCACGGGCGAACCGTTGTTCAAGGTGCGCAACGATCCCCGCGTGACCCGTATCGGCGCGACGCTGCGCCGCTACTCGCTCGACGAGCTACCGCAGCTGTTCAACGTGCTGACGGGAACGATGAGTCTCGTGGGGCCGCGGCCCCAGCGCGAGGGAGAGGTGGCGCTGTACGACTCGACGGCGCACCGCCGGCTGCTGGTTCCGCCCGGTATGACCGGGCTGTGGCAGGTGAGCGGGCGGTCGAAGCTCGCGTGGGAAGACGCCCTGAGGCTCGACCTCTACTACGTCGAGAACTGGTCGCTCACGAACGATCTCGCGATTCTGCTGCAAACCGTTCGCGTCGTCGTTCGACCCGGCGACGGTGAGGTTCAGTGACCGATCTCGCCGGCGGTGCTCGGTGACCCGGGTG harbors:
- a CDS encoding sugar nucleotide-binding protein; the protein is MDFQKTLTGIPTTIPGLTVYELPVHGDNRGWFKENWQREKMLTAGLPDFGPVQNNISYNDSRGTTRGIHAEPWDKFVSVATGRIFGAWVDLRRGPTFGTVFTAEIDPSRAIFVPRGVGNAFQTLEDHTAYSYLVNDHWAADAQYTFLNLADEAAAIDWPIALEGAELSDKDRSHPRLADVTPFEPRRTLVLGAGGQLGRALAARFAGNSRFEFAQRSDIELGTTDLETVRNWRDYDTIINASAYTAVDTAETELGRSDAWRSNVSGVADLARLSLRHRLTVVHISSDYVFDGTGQAAYSEDERVNPLGVYGQTKAAGDAIIAMLPNHYILRTSWVIGDGNNFVRTMWNLAQRGVSPSVVDDQRGRLTFASDIAEAVEHLLAVRPAYGTYNISSGGPVLTWAQIAQLVYASAGRSITDVTPVSTVEYFANAAAPVAPRPAHSTLDLSKITATGYTPADGAVALNDYLSQLEIERTS
- a CDS encoding sugar transferase, yielding MLQQVESRVRASAARPADDWRRRYAWQLTITDALVLIWVVVGAQFAWLGLDRTAVGFSGSRDDIAISYTAVSIGIIVMWMCALHVYGSRGFRVAGAGTVEYKLVADATVRVFGVVAIVAFLVKLDLARGYVLISFPLGLAVLIASRWLWRQWLAVKRLDGQFTSTVLLVGTSSSSAVIARELARAPRAGYRVVGACVPIADEAETLSGTSVPIIGTLDSALETMTATGADTLVITGADELTPVRVRELSWGLEPGRQHLVVAPGLVDIGGPRIHTRPVSGLPLLHVETPRFEGSKLYMKRLLDIVVSFVLVVVLAPLFVILAIAIKTTSAGPVFYRQERIGRRGAPFSMLKFRSMQVDADDRLDALLAEQGSTGEPLFKVRNDPRVTRIGATLRRYSLDELPQLFNVLTGTMSLVGPRPQREGEVALYDSTAHRRLLVPPGMTGLWQVSGRSKLAWEDALRLDLYYVENWSLTNDLAILLQTVRVVVRPGDGEVQ
- the rfbB gene encoding dTDP-glucose 4,6-dehydratase, producing MTALLVTGGAGFIGSNFVHHVIEHTEHHVTVLDSLTYAGNLASLAGLPESRVSFVHGDITNAPLVDSLVAETDAVIHYAAESHNDNSLDNPRPFLDTNIIGTYTLLEAVRRHETRYHHISTDEVYGDLELDDPERFTESTPYNPSSPYSSTKAGSDLLVRAWARSFGVRATISNCSNNYGPYQHVEKFIPRQITNVLDGVRPKLYGAGLNVRDWIHAEDHSSAVLSILERGSIGETYLIGADGEKSNLDVVRLILRLTGNPEDDFEHVTDRPGHDLRYAIDSTKLRTELGWSPSFGDFETGIAHTIDWYRNNRSWWSPAKAATESFYAARGH
- the rfbA gene encoding glucose-1-phosphate thymidylyltransferase RfbA, which produces MKGIILAGGSGTRLHPITLGVSKQLVPVYDKPMVYYPLSTLMLAGVKEILVITTPHDADQFRRLLGDGSQFGIELSFAVQPSPDGLAQAFTIGADFIGTDRVALALGDNLLYGPGLGSQLKRFANIDGGAVFAYWVAEPSAYGVVEFDGEGRAVSLEEKPLKPKSNYAVPGLYFYDNGVVEIARGLRPSPRGELEITDVNRTYLERGALAVEVLPRGTAWLDTGTFDQMTDAADYVRTMERRTGLRIGVPEEVAWREGFLTDDELRTRAETLVKSGYGRYLLDTLQRGR